The following coding sequences lie in one Sorghum bicolor cultivar BTx623 chromosome 6, Sorghum_bicolor_NCBIv3, whole genome shotgun sequence genomic window:
- the LOC8073419 gene encoding LRR receptor kinase BAK1, with the protein MAASLRWWWSAVVLLVVVGVSPVVANTEGDALYSLRQSLKDNNNVLQSWDPTLVNPCTWFHVTCNPDNSVIRLDLGNAQLSGPLVPQLGQLKNMQYLELYSNNISGPIPPELGNLTNLVSLDLYLNNFTGGIPDTLGQLSKLRFLRLNNNSLSGQIPKTLTNINTLQVLDLSNNNLSGGVPSSGSFSLFTPISFANNPNLCGPGTTKPCPGAPPFSPPPPYNPPSPASSKGVSSTGAIAGGVAAGTAFLIAVPAIGYALWRRRKPEEQFFDVPGEEDPEVHLGQLKRFSLRELQVATDNFNNRNVLGRGGFGKVYKGRLSDGSLVAVKRLKEERTPGGELQFQTEVELISMAVHRNLLRLRGFCMTPTERLLVYPYMANGSVASRLRERTENDPPLEWETRARIALGSARGLSYLHDHCDPKIIHRDVKAANILLDEDFEAVVGDFGLAKLMDYKDTHVTTAVRGTIGHIAPEYLSTGKSSEKTDVFGYGIMLLELITGQRAFDLARLANDDDVMLLDWVKALLKEKKLEQLVDPDLQGRYADQEVESLIQVALLCTQGSPMERPKMSEVVRMLEGDGLAERWEQWQKVEVMRQEAELAPRHNDWIVDSTYNLRAVELSGPR; encoded by the exons ATGGCGGCGTCGCTgaggtggtggtggtcggcGGTGGTATTGTTGGTGGTGGTCGGCGTGAGCCCGGTTGTCGCCAACACGGAGG GTGATGCTCTTTACAGCCTACGGCAAAGCCTGAAAGATAACAACAATGTGCTGCAGAGTTGGGATCCAACTCTGGTTAATCCATGTACATGGTTCCATGTTACTTGTAACCCTGATAACAGTGTCATCAGACT TGATCTTGGAAATGCACAACTATCAGGTCCGTTGGTGCCACAGCTTGGGCAATTGAAAAATATGCAATATCT AGAACTTTACAGTAACAACATAAGTGGGCCAATACCACCTGAACTGGGGAACTTAACTAACCTGGTCAGTTTGGATTTGTACCTCAACAACTTCACTGGAGGCATTCCTGACACCTTGGGCCAACTATCAAAGTTGCGGTTTCT CCGTCTTAATAACAACAGTCTTTCTGGCCAAATTCCGAAAACGCTGACCAATATCAACACTCTCCAAGTTCT GGATCTCTCAAACAACAATCTCTCAGGAGGGGTGCCATCAAGTGGTTCATTTTCTCTGTTTACACCTATAAG TTTTGCTAACAACCCAAATCTTTGTGGCCCTGGTACTACAAAGCCTTGTCCTGGGGCTCCTCCATTTTCTCCACCCCCTCCATACAATCCCCCATCACCAGCTTCATCAAAAG GCGTGTCCAGCACTGGAGCAATTGCTGGAGGCGTTGCGGCTGGCACTGCATTTCTGATTGCTGTGCCTGCTATTGGATACGCATTGTGGCGGAGGCGAAAACCTGAAGAGCAATTCTTTGATGTCCCTG GTGAGGAGGATCCTGAAGTTCACCTAGGACAACTCAAGAGGTTTTCACTGAGAGAGCTTCAAGTTGCCACAGATAATTTTAACAATAGGAATGTCCTAGGAAGAGGTGGTTTTGGAAAGGTGTACAAAGGGAGACTGTCGGATGGTTCACTGGTAGCGGTGAAGAGATTAAAGGAGGAACGCACCCCTGGCGGAGAGCTCCAGTTCCAAACAGAAGTTGAATTGATTAGCATGGCAGTGCACAGGAATCTGCTTCGGCTCCGTGGATTCTGCATGACTCCAACAGAGCGGTTGCTTGTATATCCATACATGGCTAATGGGAGTGTCGCGTCGCGCCTTCGAG AACGCACGGAAAATGATCCCCCTCTTGAATGGGAAACAAGGGCCAGGATCGCGCTGGGATCAGCCAGAGGTCTCTCCTACTTGCACGACCACTGTGATCCCAAGATCATTCACCGCGACGTGAAAGCCGCCAACATCCTGTTGGACGAAGACTTTGAAGCCGTGGTGGGTGACTTTGGCCTCGCCAAGCTCATGGATTACAAGGACACCCACGTGACGACCGCTGTCCGTGGGACGATCGGCCACATCGCCCCCGAGTATCTCTCCACCGGAAAGTCCTCTGAGAAGACGGACGTCTTCGGCTATGGGATCATGCTCCTGGAACTCATCACTGGGCAGAGGGCGTTCGACCTCGCTCGTCTCGCGAATGATGACGACGTCATGCTCCTTGACTGG GTGAAGGCGCTGCTGAAGGAGAAGAAGCTGGAGCAGCTGGTGGACCCGGACCTGCAGGGCCGGTACGCGGACCAGGAGGTGGAGTCGCTGATCCAGGTGGCGCTGCTGTGCACACAGGGGTCCCCAATGGAGCGGCCCAAGATGTCAGAGGTGGTGCGGATGCTGGAGGGCGACGGGCTGGCGGAGCGTTGGGAGCAGTGGCAGAAGGTGGAGGTGATGCGGCAGGAGGCGGAGCTCGCCCCGCGCCACAACGACTGGATCGTCGACTCCACCTACAACCTCAGGGCCGTCGAACTGTCCGGCCCGAGGTAG
- the LOC8057466 gene encoding uncharacterized protein LOC8057466 gives MRMRESSACRCRPRIWWWSPAPAAAVVLVLLLLITTSSSTHVADGGVRTTPRAYGPGDAGVLDDAEAPAAAGGARRASSRATYKFPADRTSEDEGSLVVVEEDRRWWLKDRAATGSRLPDCAHACGPCSPCRRVIVSFRCALMASESCPIAYRCMCRGRFFRVPSP, from the exons ATGAGAATGCGGGAGTCCTCTGCTTGCCGGTGCCGGCCGAGGATATGGTGGTGGTCTCCAGCCCCAGCAGCAGCGGTCGTGTTGGTGCTCCTGCTGCTCATCACCACTTCGTCGTCAACGCACGTTGCCGACGGCGGCGTCAGGACGACACCAC GTGCGTACGGTCCAGGTGACGCCGGCGtgctcgacgacgcggaggcaccggctgctgctggtggtgctCGTCGCGCAAGCAGCAGGGCAACCTACAAATTTCCAGCAGACCGGACTAGCGAGGACGAAGGCtcgctggtggtggtggaggaggatcgGCGGTGGTGGCTGAAGGATCGCGCGGCGACGGGGTCGCGGCTGCCGGACTGCGCGCACGCGTGCGGGCCGTGCTCCCCGTGCCGGCGCGTCATCGTGAGCTTCAGGTGCGCGCTGATGGCCTCCGAGTCCTGCCCCATCGCCTACCGCTGCATGTGCCGCGGCAGGTTCTTTCGGGTGCCCTCCCCCTAG